One region of Bactrocera neohumeralis isolate Rockhampton chromosome 5, APGP_CSIRO_Bneo_wtdbg2-racon-allhic-juicebox.fasta_v2, whole genome shotgun sequence genomic DNA includes:
- the LOC126760262 gene encoding tetratricopeptide repeat protein 28: MTNYENLLNLPLNCNANENSGGLATQEIIKMSQRDFSENEPECTPELPAANRALFLEKVRQSNAACQSGDFVTAVMLYTDALQLDPGNYILYSNRSAARLKQGQFALALQDATKARELCPQWPKAYFRQGVALQCLGRYGEALASFSAGLAQDTQHKQLLAGLMEASVKSPLRHALEPTFQQLRAMNLDQSPFVVISVVGQELLQAGQYHSAVTVLEAALRIGSCSLKLRGSVFSALSSAHWALNQLDKAIGYMQQDLAVAKSLGDTAGECRAHGNLGSAYFSQGSYKEALTAHRYQLVLAMKCKDTQAAATALTSLGHVYTAIGDYPNALASHKQCVQLVKQIGDRLQEAREIGNVGAVYLAMGEFDSAVDCHTQHLRLARKLGNQVEEARAYSNLGSSHHYRRNFAQAITFHEQVLRISKQLGDRNIEARAYAGLGHAARCAGDCVQAKKWHEKQLEMALAARDKVGEGRACSNLGIVYQLLGEHDAALKLHQAHLTIARQLHDRAGMGRAYGNIGNAYSAAGLYEAAIKYHKQELTISKEVHDRSAEASTHGNLAVAYQALGAHDMALMHYRAHLNIARELKDTAGEACALLNLGNCFSSRQEFAQAVPYYEQYLMLSQELGDVAAEGKACHFLGYVHYCIGNYREAVRYYDQDLALAKDLQDKINMGRAYCNLGLAHLALGNTQAALECQKYFLAVAHMTNHLPGKFRALGNIGDILVRTAEHEEAVKMYQRQLTLARHARERPLEAAACGALGLAHRLIKKFDKALGYHTQELALRQEMSDLPGECKAHGHLGAVHMALGNYQHAVKCYQEQLGRAQELQDSGIEAQSFGNLGIAKLNMGLYEDAIGYLEQQLGTLERVNMPTTQHDRARALGHLGDCYDALGDFEEGIKCHERHLQLATALQSYRDQERAYRGLGHSHRALGNLQEALVCLEKRLVVAHELGSPEVKAVAYGDLGNIHSALGNYEQAVNCLEHQQEIARELGDRALVSDATSALGNVYQRMSDADGALRLHKMDLEMCEHLGAGALQARACGNLGAVYESIRSFVDAVKFYEKQLALTADRLSKAYACGSLGRVFHQMGQHPQAINFLRQGLSIAQSINKSEEEAKIRYQLGLALRASDDNEDARTQMETAAQLLESVRYDQRSPEGRTSLFDLQTSCYHILQQILVATQRSEDALVAAERCKARTSPDTNSISRKTTITCSESIYDIVNRTKTNVLYFSLAGDELYAWFLQPQKGIVRFHVVHINEETLKISNEKLTELSKNTRQKGSLLERYINMVRDNLGVNSDSVLLEGDGSGWRSSSENLLDDFANERSGFLRMVNRNHLMNSSNYSLSSLFSLGSVGGSVASLQGSTRSIGSLQGSTRSRRAPTLPAWQGPTCLHTLYNLLLEPFDDLLPSGCSVSRQGRKELILVLENELYLVPFAILRSSKEDGEYLSERCSIITIPSLQSLRLKSKILRTRELTENLSTALVVGGPRIPSVLSETWGWSESPASLQEAAMVADMLQAKAIAGCNATKEAVISELPTAECVHFAANLSWKLGAVVLSPGDVVDSQTQKRYYQSTTGAGTQEEETNELSGGNIELPQLSDFILSAADVLTMKLNAKLVVLSSYHSIEPITGAGVANLAGSWLCAGAGAVLISLWPVPETAAKILLRAFYSALLQGARAARALAEAMQTVQHTKHFAHPANWAGFLLIGGNVRLSNKVAMMGNALCELMRTPDKCRDALRVCLHLVEKSLQRIHRGQKNAMYTTQKSIENKAGPVGGWKDLLMAVGFRFEPAANGIPSSVFFPQSDPEDRLSQCSASLQALLALTPLTLQALAKLVNSADVADDIITLIRNVLAQFPPKGAAETEACIEIPLSVRLWRVAGCHELLASIGFDLTEVGQDQVTLRTGKQANRRNCQFVLQALLALFDTQEAPKSLGLDSSSSCESLADETHAELQVSVSNPALALTSTPTATTSHLLADTTKPLGLGLPLPPLNRTRVISSSGSAFISYVRRRGEPDGGRTDTESIPSAPDSAGSALYPTQDSSLANTTDSELSDGYISQAHINKTTGPRLGYSSLRAPVRVSRPGGGGESDAAFTPSPPVTTQNPVEQNVSMALAHQTRIRNLYSSAGMNYLGDSVIPEMSVVPNGISRRPDSSSSASSTTDWEISGHATVLRRNNQPPPHPGHMPPLPPPRQNLPLVDSLRPVPPMAPVYNNLGPTTSLVGPTMLSANLESTSSESEIERGLELTQTPMSHFRLKPKIKLGNAQSSVAARLSKEHALFMDRLNIRTEAPTNMNANHQGASGTASALAGSRKPLSLPEEDDNALIVNASNLYFSQADTELLNEAKKDLKSTATNATTAISNQSAASKEASKVNQKSIQDSIMRHMNRETPTISEVYHERNLGLGLAPPLSKLLLSKNYDDEPSVSSSSSKLSNTCTIKSIVDAVSELELSGTSSSSSVSTANTKTMNIPPHSTANSISNPTNVSSNCGVTNTSSSNNNGNVHNTVATTKETCSICGEPADIICRCKAATVQKKGTLKPWLSNVPSSIVKASELTTADILERQHKIKMNVGTIKTKAEVVTNMTMTNVKRASSPFNEFCRRDEGDGRSVADSQCSSTYKTAAAVLGNNANGNGGTASNKEGAKCATQTGGNAVLGRKM, encoded by the exons AATGAGCCCGAATGCACACCGGAGCTGCCGGCCGCCAACCGCGCACTATTTCTGGAGAAGGTGCGCCAATCGAACGCCGCCTGCCAGAGTGGCGACTTTGTCACTGCCGTCATGCTTTATACGGACGCGTTGCAGCTCGATCCGGGCAACTATATACTCTACAGCAATCGTTCAGCGGCACGCCTCAAGCAGGGTCAGTTCGCGCTCGCACTACAGGACGCCACAAAGGCACGCGAATTGTGTCCGCAATGGCCGAAGGCGTACTTTCGGCAAGGTGTCGCACTGCAGTGTCTTGGTCGTTATGGTGAGGCGTTAGCTTCATTTAGCGCTGGTCTGGCGCAAGATACACAACACAAGCAGTTGCTGGCCGGACTGATGGAGGCGTCAGTGAAGAGTCCCCTGCGACATGCGCTGGAGCCCACATTTCAACAACTGCGCGCCATGAATCTAGACCAGTCACCATTTGTGGTGATATCCGTGGTCGGACAGGAGCTGCTACAGGCTGGTCAATATCATTCTGCAGTCACAGTGTTGGAAGCGGCTTTGCGTATCGGTTCCTGTTCCCTGAAATTACGAGGTTCTGTCTTCAGCGCCTTAAGTTCGGCGCATTGGGCGCTTAATCAGTTAGATAAGGCCATTGGTTATATGCAGCAGGACTTGGCAGTGGCTAAAAGTCTTGGCGATACGGCGGGAGAATGTCGCGCACATGGTAATCTTGGCTCGGCTTACTTCAGTCAAGGTTCATATAAGGAAGCGCTCACGGCACATCGTTACCAACTTGTGCTCGCGATGAAGTGTAAGGATACGCAAGCCGCCGCTACAGCGCTCACTTCATTAGGACATGTTTACACGGCTATTGGTGATTACCCCAATGCCTTGGCCAGCCACAAACAATGCGTGCAACTGGTGAAGCAGATCGGCGATCGCTTGCAGGAGGCGCGTGAGATCGGCAATGTCGGCGCTGTTTACTTGGCAATGGGTGAATTCGATTCGGCCGTTGATTGTCATACACAACATTTACGGCTGGCGCGCAAGTTAGGCAATCAAGTTGAAGAGGCGCGCGCTTACTCGAATCTCGGCTCAAGTCATCATTACCGACGCAACTTCGCGCAAGCAATCACTTTTCATGAGCAAGTGTTGCGCATCTCCAAGCAGCTGGGTGACCGTAATATTGAGGCGCGTGCATATGCTGGACTGGGACACGCGGCACGTTGCGCTGGTGACTGCGTGCAAGCGAAAAAATGGCATGAGAAGCAACTAGAAATGGCGCTGGCTGCACGCGACAAAGTGGGTGAGGGTCGCGCTTGTTCCAATTTAGGTATTGTCTATCAACTACTCGGCGAACACGATGCCGCGCTTAAGTTACATCAGGCCCATCTAACTATCGCGCGGCAGTTGCACGACCGCGCGGGTATGGGTCGCGCTTATGGCAATATTGGCAATGCCTACTCAGCCGCTGGACTCTATGAGGCGGCCATCAAATACCACAAGCAAGAATTGACGATCAGTAAGGAGGTGCACGATCGGAGCGCTGAAGCATCCACACATGGTAATCTCGCAGTTGCGTACCAGGCTTTGGGCGCGCACGATATGGCGCTTATGCATTACCGCGCTCATTTGAATATCGCGCGAGAACTTAAGGACACGGCTGGTGAAGCCTGCGCTCTACTAAATTTAGGCAATTGCTTCAGCTCACGCCAAGAGTTTGCTCAGGCGGTGCCCTACTACGAACAGTATTTGATGCTCTCACAGGAACTGGGCGATGTGGCAGCTGAGGGTAAAGCATGTCACTTTCTGGGTTATGTCCACTACTGCATTGGTAATTATCGAGAGGCGGTGCGATACTACGACCAAGACTTAGCATTGGCGAAAGATTTGCAGGACAAAATAAATATGGGACGCGCTTACTGTAATTTGGGTCTAGCGCATTTGGCTTTGGGCAATACGCAAGCTGCTCTGGAGTGTCAAAAGTATTTTCTCGCTGTGGCGCATATGACAAATCATCTTCCAGGCAAGTTTCGTGCGCTCGGCAATATCGGTGACATATTAGTGCGTACAGCTGAGCATGAGGAGGCAGTTAAAATGTATCAACGGCAACTTACACTTGCGCGACATGCACGTGAACGACCGCTTGAGGCCGCAGCTTGCGGTGCGCTCGGCTTGGCACATCGTCTTATAAAGAAATTCGATAAAGCACTCGGCTATCACACACAGGAACTGGCGCTAAGGCAGGAGATGTCCGATTTACCCGGCGAGTGTAAAGCGCATGGTCACTTGGGCGCTGTTCACATGGCTTTAGGGAACTACCAACACGCGGTCAAGTGTTATCAGGAACAACTAGGACGTGCTCAAGAGCTGCAGGACTCCGGTATCGAAGCTCAATCTTTCGGCAATCTGGGCATCGCCAAACTTAACATGGGTCTATATGAAGATGCCATCGGTTATTTGGAACAACAATTAGGCACCCTGGAACGCGTTAATATGCCAACTACACAGCATGATCGCGCGCGTGCACTTGGTCATCTGGGCGATTGCTATGATGCCTTGGGCGACTTTGAGGAAGGCATTAAGTGTCATGAACGTCATTTACAACTTGCTACTGCGCTGCAAAGCTATCGCGATCAGGAACGCGCCTACCGTGGTCTGGGACATAGCCATCGCGCGCTTGGTAATCTGCAAGAAGCACTCGTTTGTTTAGAGAAACGGCTGGTTGTGGCGCACGAACTCGGTAGTCCTGAAGTGAAAGCAGTTGCGTATGGAGATTTAGGAAATATACACTCGGCGCTAGGTAACTACGAACAAGCTGTCAACTGTTTGGAGCATCAACAAGAAATCGCGCGTGAGTTGGGCGATCGCGCTTTAGTTTCAGATGCCACTAGCGCCTTGGGTAATGTCTATCAACGTATGAGCGATGCCGATGGCGCATTACGTTTGCATAAAATGGATTTGGAAATGTGTGAACACTTGGGCGCTGGTGCGTTACAAGCGCGCGCTTGTGGAAACTTGGGCGCAGTTTACGAATCCATACGCAGCTTTGTTGATGCAgtgaaattctacgaaaaacaATTGGCGTTGACAGCAGATAGGCTCAGCAAGGCATATGCTTGTGGTTCCCTCG GtcgcgtttttcatcaaatgggTCAGCATCCTCAAGCCATTAATTTTCTGCGACAAGGTCTGTCGATCGCACAATCGATCAACAAATCGGAAGAAGAGGCCAAAATAAGATATCAACTTG GTCTTGCTCTACGCGCTTCCGATGACAACGAAGACGCGCGCACACAAATGGAAACAGCCGCACAGCTGCTGGAGTCTGTGCGATATGATCAGCGCAGTCCTGAAGGTCGCACAAGTCTTTTCGATCTGCAGACGTCTTGCTATCACATTCTACAACAAATTCTTGTCGCAACTCAACGCAGTGAAGACGCATTGGTAGCCGCAGAGCGCTGCAAAGCACGCACCAGCCCAGACACGAACAGTATATCTCGTAAAACAACCATTACTTGCAGCGAATCCATCTATGACATTGTTAATCGTACCAAGACCAACGTACTATACTTTAGTTTAGCCGGCGATGAACTCTATGCTTGGTTTCTCCAACCACAGAAGGGAATTGTGCGTTTCCACGTTGTACACATTAATGAGGAGACCCTTAAGATATCCAATGAGAAACTTACAGAACTCTCAAAGAATACACGACAAAAAGGTAGTCTCCTGGAGCGCTATATTAACATGGTGCGCGATAATTTGGGCGTAAACTCAGATAGCGTTCTATTAGAAGGCGATGGTAGTGGCTGGCGATCGAGTTCCGAAAATCTACTTGATGATTTTGCCAACGAACGAAGTGGTTTCCTGCGCATGGTCAATCGTAACCACTTGATGAATTCGTCCAACTACTCCTTAAGTTCGTTATTCAGTTTGGGCTCTGTGGGTGGTTCAGTGGCAAGTCTGCAAGGCTCTACACGCTCCATAGGTAGTCTACAGGGCTCTACACGCTCGCGACGTGCACCCACTTTGCCCGCTTGGCAGGGCCCCACTTGCTTACATACACTCTATAATCTACTCTTGGAGCCATTCGACGACTTGCTGCCATCAGGTTGTTCAGTTTCACGACAAGGGCGAAAGGAGCTCATTTTGGTGTTGGAAAATGAACTTTACCTAGTGCCATTCGCCATATTACGCAGCTCCAAGGAAGATGGCGAATACTTATCAGAACGTTGTTCAATAATTACGATACCCTCGTTGCAATCGCTCCGTTTGAAGAGCAAAATCCTACGCACACGTGAACTTACGGAAAATCTAAGCACTGCCTTGGTAGTCGGCGGTCCTCGTATACCTTCCGTACTGTCCGAAACGTGGGGTTGGTCGGAATCCCCTGCTTCGTTGCAAGAAGCCGCTATGGTTGCTGATATGCTACAAGCAAAGGCCATTGCGGGCTGCAATGCCACCAAAGAAGCAGTTATATCTGAGCTACCAACCGCAGAATGTGTACACTTTGCCGCTAACCTCAGCTGGAAGCTGGGAGCGGTAGTGTTAAGCCCAGGCGATGTGGTGGATTCGCAGACGCAGAAACGTTATTATCAATCGACGACCGGTGCTGGCACACAGGAGGAGGAAACTAATGAACTTTCTGGTGGCAATATAGAGTTGCCACAACTCTCAGACTTTATACTGTCCGCTGCAGATGTGCTCACCATGAAACTCAACGCTAAATTGGTTGTGTTGAGCTCCTATCACTCGATTGAACCCATTACTGGTGCAGGTGTTGCCAACTTGGCAGGTAGTTGGCTATGTGCTGGTGCAGGAGCTGTACTTATATCTCTATGGCCAGTACCCGAAACAGCTGCCAAAATATTATTGCGCGCGTTTTACTCCGCGCTCTTACAAGGTGCACGCGCTGCTAG agCTCTCGCCGAAGCCATGCAGACAGTCCAGCACACTAAACATTTTGCTCATCCTGCCAACTGGGCTGGTTTCCTTCTAATTGGTGGTAATGTGCGTCTTTCCAATAAAGTTGCCATGATGGGAAATGCACTGTGTGAACTAATGCGTACGCCCGATAAATGTCGCGATGCTCTACGTGTCTGCTTACACCTAGTTGAAAAGAGCTTACAACGCATACATCGTGGTCAAAAGAATGCAATGTACACAACACAGAAAAGCATTGAGAATAAGGCAGGACCAGTAGGTGGTTGGAAAGATCTTCTGATGGCAGTAGGTTTTCGCTTTGAGCCTGCTGCTAATGGCATACCATCAAGTGTTTTCTTTCCGCAATCCGATCCGGAAGATCGTCTTTCACAATGCTCCGCTAGCCTACAAGCCTTGTTGGCATTGACGCCGCTCACTTTGCAAGCGTTGGCAAAGTTAGTCAATAGCGCCGATGTGGCGGATGATATCATTACACTTATAAGAAATGTTTTGGCACAATTTCCGCCCAAAGGTGCCGCTGAAACGGAGGCCTGCATAGAGATACCCTTGAGTGTGCGCTTGTGGCGCGTGGCAGGTTGTCACGAACTTTTGGCATCCATTGGTTTCGATCTAACAGAGGTCGGCCAGGACCAAGTAACATTACGTACAGGCAAACAAGCGAACCGCCGCAACTGTCAATTTGTACTGCAGGCTTTGTTGGCACTATTTG ACACTCAAGAGGCACCGAAAAGCTTGGGTTTGGACTCATCCAGCAGCTGTGAATCGCTCGCTGACGAAACACACGCCGAATTACAAGTATCTGTATCCAATCCAGCACTCGCGTTAACATCAACACCTACAGCAACTACATCCCACCTATTGGCAGATACCACCAAACCCTTGGGACTTGGTTTGCCATTGCCACCACTTAATCGCACACGCGTGAttagcagcagcggcagcgcaTTTATATCGTATGTACGCCGTCGCGGTGAACCAGATGGTGGACGTACTGACACTGAATCTATACCAAGCGCGCCAGACAGTGCTGGTTCAGCACTTTATCCCACGCAGGATTCTAGCTTGGCCAACACTACTGACAGCGAACTATCAGATGGTTACATCTCGCAAGCGCATATTAATAAAACCACAGGACCTCGTTTAGGTTATTCCAGTTTACGTGCACCCGTACGCGTATCACGTCctggtggtggtggtgaaaGTGATGCCGCATTTACTCCCAGTCCTCCGGTGACTACACAAAATCCAGTGGAGCAAAATGTATCCATGGCGTTAGCACATCAAACTCGTATACGTAATCTTTATTCAAGCGCAGGTATGAACTATCTAGGTGATAGTGTCATTCCAGAAATGAGTGTTGTGCCAAATGGCATTTCCCGACGTCCAGACAGCTCCAGCTCGGCTAGTTCCACCACCGACTGGGAAATATCGGGACATGCAACGGTCTTACGACGTAACAATCAACCACCTCCGCATCCTGGACATATGCCTCCACTGCCACCACCTAGACAAAACTTACCGTTGGTCGACAGTTTACGACCTGTGCCACCAATGGCGCCTGTCTACAACAACCTTGGACCCACTACATCGTTGGTCGGTCCCACCATGTTATCAGCTAACTTGGAATCTACAAGCTCTGAATCAGAAATTGAGCGTGGACTTGAATTAACTCAGACGCCGATGTCACACTTCCGTCTTAAACCTAAAATTAAACTGGGTAACGCACAGTCATCGGTGGCTGCACGTCTCAGCAAAGAGCATGCACTCTTCATGGATCGACTTAATATACGTACAGAAGCTCCTACAAATATGAATGCGAACCACCAAGGTGCTTCTGGCACAGCCAGCGCACTTGCTGGTAGTCGCAAGCCTTTAAGTCTGCCCGAAGAAGACGATAATGCGCTTATTGTAAACGCATCGAATCTATACTTCTCTCAAGCTGATACCGAGCTGCTAAACGAGGCAAAGAAGGACCTCAAATCAACAGCCACAAATGCTACAACGGCAATTAGCAATCAAAGTGCCGCATCCAAAGAGGCGAGCAAAGTGAATCAGAAGAGTATACAAGACTCAATAATGCGACATATGAATCGCGAAACTCCCACCATCTCGGAGGTATACCATGAACGTAATCTTGGCCTAGGCCTAGCGCCACCACTCTCCAAATTACTCCTAAGCAAGAACTACGACGATGAGCCCAGTGtgagtagcagcagcagcaaactTAGCAATACCTGTACCATAAAGAGTATTGTTGATGCTGTCAGTGAGCTGGAACTCAGTGGTACCTCCTCCTCATCATCAGTGAGCACGGCTAACACGAAAACTATGAATATACCACCACATAGCACAGCCAATAGCATTAGCAACCCGACTAATGTCAGCAGCAACTGTGGCGTTACTAAtacaagcagcagcaacaacaatggaaaTGTGCACAATACCGTCGCAACCACAAAAGAGACTTGCTCCATTTGTGGTGAACCCGCAGACATCATTTGTCGTTGCAAAGCGGCCACGGTACAAAAGAAAGGCACACTCAAACCCTGGCTAAGCAATGTGCCTTCGAGTATAGTGAAAGCCAGTGAACTGACCACCGCCGATATATTGGAACGACAGCATAAGATCAAAATGAATGTCGGCACGATCAAAACGAAAGCCGAGGTAGTCACAAATATGACTATGACAAATGTTAAACGCGCCAGCAGCCCCTTCAACGAGTTCTGCCGTCGGGATGAG